A window of the Pirellulales bacterium genome harbors these coding sequences:
- a CDS encoding RNA-binding protein: protein MSKNLYVGNLAFGVTSEELREAFAEFGNVTSATVVMDRETGRSRGFGFVEMSEGGEQAIEKLNGTDLKGRNITVNEARPREERGGGSGGGGGGRGRGGYGDGGRRH, encoded by the coding sequence ATGAGTAAGAATTTGTATGTGGGCAACCTTGCGTTCGGAGTGACCTCCGAAGAGCTGCGCGAAGCGTTTGCGGAGTTTGGCAATGTCACTTCTGCAACCGTGGTGATGGATCGTGAGACAGGCCGATCGCGCGGATTCGGATTCGTCGAAATGTCGGAAGGAGGCGAACAAGCCATCGAGAAACTAAATGGAACTGATTTGAAAGGTCGAAATATTACGGTCAATGAAGCCCGGCCGCGTGAAGAGCGTGGTGGTGGCAGCGGTGGTGGTGGTGGTGGACGGGGCCGCGGTGGATACGGCGACGGTGGACGGCGTCACTAA
- a CDS encoding bestrophin family ion channel, with product MKWFANFWRQALALRNSVLLHITLHVIGFGVIAAMVCAAAWYAEHQFNTYLGLDVAPYEIAGGILGLLLVLRTNAGYDRWWEARKLWGGMVNQSRNLVITALAYGPNDTHWRQQFVQWAAAFAHTARASLRGQRNCPEVAVLVGQEAAAQISAADHAPSFVALTLAKLLRDATEKFHMDHFAFLQADRERALLIDHLGGCERILKSPLPLVYSIEIHRFLMLFLVTLPFGLLHKVSAIWLIPLITILVAFPLMALDQMGIELQNPFATENLGHLPLDEITATIERNLRGDLAITLSPPAVHEQ from the coding sequence ATGAAGTGGTTTGCGAATTTCTGGCGTCAAGCACTGGCGCTTCGTAATTCAGTCCTGCTGCACATCACGCTTCACGTGATTGGATTCGGCGTGATTGCCGCAATGGTTTGCGCAGCCGCCTGGTACGCCGAACACCAGTTCAATACCTACTTGGGGCTGGATGTTGCGCCTTACGAAATTGCCGGCGGCATCCTGGGATTGCTCCTGGTACTCCGCACCAATGCCGGTTACGACCGCTGGTGGGAAGCACGCAAGCTGTGGGGAGGCATGGTCAATCAATCCCGAAACCTTGTCATCACTGCTTTAGCATACGGTCCCAACGACACCCATTGGCGGCAACAGTTCGTGCAGTGGGCCGCGGCGTTTGCACACACGGCGCGAGCCAGCCTTCGCGGCCAACGAAATTGCCCCGAAGTTGCAGTCTTGGTGGGGCAGGAAGCGGCGGCTCAAATTTCGGCGGCCGATCACGCGCCCAGTTTTGTCGCTTTAACGCTTGCCAAACTGTTACGCGATGCAACCGAGAAGTTTCACATGGATCACTTTGCCTTTCTACAGGCAGATCGGGAGCGGGCACTATTGATCGATCATCTGGGCGGATGTGAGCGTATTTTGAAGTCGCCGCTGCCGTTGGTCTACTCGATCGAAATTCATCGCTTCTTGATGCTGTTCCTCGTGACGCTGCCGTTCGGACTGCTCCACAAAGTCTCGGCAATTTGGTTGATTCCCTTGATTACCATTTTGGTCGCTTTCCCGCTGATGGCGCTGGACCAAATGGGAATTGAATTGCAAAACCCATTCGCCACCGAGAATTTGGGGCATTTGCCGCTGGATGAAATTACCGCCACCATCGAGCGAAATTTAAGAGGAGATTTGGCGATCACGCTTTCCCCGCCCGCTGTGCACGAGCAGTAG
- a CDS encoding PEP-CTERM sorting domain-containing protein, with the protein MSEDLTSLENGGVPSGLHTTAAEWVYLRQRPYIEITNDPSSESPISSLTIQMHNLTQDLAVIQTNIDPIAGASASVFPSITSPTILPTNADDSVTISFADLDPGSSIIFRLQLVPAGPGDTPFADYRNTMLTISNSSTPDPHNATSTATFDTPSGPLVLDPVPWGNISTAQALQTSFGIAFSCLNTPDTIVTVPNTGGTNIPTPEPSTLALTGLGALGLLFARKKFSRTCL; encoded by the coding sequence ATGTCCGAGGACTTAACGTCGCTGGAAAATGGCGGCGTTCCTTCTGGATTGCATACCACGGCAGCCGAATGGGTGTACTTGCGCCAGCGCCCATACATTGAAATCACAAACGATCCTTCGTCGGAAAGTCCGATTAGCAGCCTGACCATTCAAATGCATAATCTGACGCAGGACTTAGCGGTAATTCAAACCAACATCGATCCCATTGCTGGAGCCAGTGCCAGCGTATTCCCCAGCATTACCTCGCCTACGATTTTGCCGACGAATGCCGACGATTCTGTGACGATATCGTTTGCCGATCTTGATCCCGGTTCTTCGATTATTTTTCGTTTGCAATTGGTTCCAGCGGGGCCAGGCGACACTCCGTTTGCCGATTATCGAAATACCATGCTGACCATTAGCAACAGCTCCACGCCTGATCCACATAATGCGACGAGTACCGCCACGTTCGATACCCCCAGCGGGCCGTTAGTGCTCGATCCGGTTCCCTGGGGTAACATTTCAACTGCTCAGGCCTTGCAAACCTCGTTCGGCATTGCGTTCTCCTGCCTTAATACGCCCGATACCATCGTTACCGTTCCCAATACCGGCGGCACCAACATTCCCACGCCGGAACCCAGCACGCTGGCCTTAACCGGCTTAGGCGCCCTGGGGCTGTTGTTCGCCCGAAAGAAGTTCTCTCGGACTTGCCTCTAA